GGCGTGCAGCGTCACGCCCTCCCAGGAGAACGGCAGCCCGCCCCGGTTCTGCTCGCCGAGCCCGGTGAACGCGGCGGCGTGCAGCGTCGCGTCGAGCAGCGCCGGGTGCACCCCGAACGCGCCCGCCTCGGAACGCGCCGAGTCCGGCAGCTCCACCTCGGCGAACACCTCGTCGCCGCGCCGCCAGGCGGCGCGCAGGCCCTGGAACACCGGCCCGTAGCCGAATCCGTCGGCGGCGAGCCGTTCGTAGTGCCCGTCGAGCTCCACCCGCTGCGCACCGGCGGGCGGCCACTCCGGGCCGAAGTCGGCGGGCTCGTCCTGCTCGGCGGCGGTGAGCACACCGGTGGCGTGCCGCGTCCACGGCTGCTCGTCCGCGCCGTCCGGGCGCGAGTAGAGGCTCAGCTCGCGGCGCCCGGTCTCGTCGGGGCCGCCGAGCCACACCTGCACCTGCACCGCGCCCTGCTCGGGCAGGACCAGCGGCGCGGCCAGCGTCAGCTCCTCGACGCGGTCGCAGCCGGTCTCGTCCCCGGCGCGCAGCGCGAGCTCCACGAAAGCGGTGCCCGGCAGCAGGATCGTGCCGCCGACGGCGTGCTCGGCCAGCCACGGGTGCGACCGCACCGAGAGCCTGCCGGTGAGCAGCACCCCGTCCGAGTTCGCCAGCGCCACCGCCGCCGCCAGCAGCGGGTGGTGCGCGGCGCCGAGCCCGGCGGAGCGGACGTCGCCGTCCGCGCGCGGGCCCTTCGGCCAGAAGCGGCGGCGCTGGAACGCGTAGGTGGGCAGCTGCACCCGGCTCGCGCCGGTGGCGGCGAAGAACTCCGCCCAGTCCGGTGCCGTGCCGGTGACGTGCAGCTCCGCGAGCGCGCGCGTGACGGCCGCGACCTCCGGCCGGTCGCCGCGCAGCAGCGGGCTGATCACCGCGTCCGGCCGCGCGTCGAGGTTGCCCGGCACCATGGCGCTGAGCACCCCGTCCGGGCCCAGTTCCAGGAACGAGCGCACGCCGTGCTCGTCGAGCCAGCGCACGGCGTCGCCGAACCGCACGGCGCGGCGCGCGTGCGCCACCCAGTGGTCGGGGTCGGCCAGTTCCTGCACGGTGGCGGGCTCGCCGGTGAGCGTGGACACCAGCGGCAGCAGCGGTTCCTGCGGTGCCAGCCCGGCCACGACGGCGCGGAACTCGTCGAGCATCGGGTCCATCAGCGGCGAGTGGAACGCGTGGCTCACCGTGAGCCGCTTCGCCTTGCGCCCCGACTGCTCGAAGTGCTCCGCGACCGCCACCGCCTCATCGGCGTCGCCCGAGATCACGACGGCACGCGGACCGTTGACCGCCGCCAGCGAGACCTGATCGGTCAGCAGCGGCGCGACCTCGTCCTCGGTCGCCTCCAGCGCGATCATCGCGCCGCCGCGCGGCAACGCCTGCATCAGGCGTCCGCGCGCGGCGACCAGCGCGGACGCGTCCGCGAGCGAGAACACCCCGGCCACGTGCGCGGCGGTGATCTCACCGATGGAGTGCCCCGCCACGTGGTCCGGGCGCAGGCCCCACGACTCGGCGAGGCGGAACAGCGCCACCTCGATCGCGAACAGCGCGGGCTGCGCGTAGCCGGTCTCGTCCAGCAGCGCGGCCTCGGCGGTGCCCGGTTCGGCGAACAGGACCTCCCGCAGCGGGCGGTCCAGGTGGGCGTCGAGCTCGGCGAGCGCCGCGTCCAGCGCCTCGGCGAAAACCGGGAACCGGGCGTGCAGCTCGCGGCCCATGCCGAGGCGTTGCGCGCCCTGCCCGGTGAACAGGAACGCCAGCTTGCCCGCGGATCGCGCCGAACCCCGGACCACTCCGGCCGGTTCGGCGTCCTCGGTGAGCGCGCGCAGTCCCGCGCGCAGCTCCGCGCGGTCGGCGGCGGTGACGACGGCGCGGTGCTCCAGCCCGGCGCGGGTGGCCGCCGACAGCGCCACGTCCAGCGGCTCGGGCTCGGCGGAGTCCACGAAGGACAGCAGCCGCCGGGCCTGCTCGCGCAGCGCCTCGCCGGACTTCGCCGACAGCGCGACCGGAACGGCACCCGCGGGCACCACGGGTGCCGCCTCGACCGGTTCCGGCTCGGGCGCCTGCTCGATGATGGTGTGCGCGTTGGTACCGCTGATGCCGAACGAGGAGATTCCCGCGCGGCGCGGGCGGTCCGACTCCGGCCACGACGTGTGCTCGGTGAGCAGCCGCACCGCCCCCGAGTTCCAGTCCACGTGCGAGGAGGGTTCGTCGACGTGCAGCGTCTTCGGCAGCAGCCCGTGGCGCATCGCCAGCACCATCTTGATGACGCCGGCGACACCGGCGGCGGCCTGGGTGTGGCTGATGTTGGACTTCACCGATCCCAGCCACAGCGGCCGGTCCGCCTCGCGGTCCTTGCCGTAGGTGGCCAGCAGCGCCTGCGCCTCCACCGGGTCGCCGAGCACCGTCCCGGTGCCGTGCGCCTCGACGACGTCCACTTCGGACGCCGACAGCCGCGCGTTCACCAGCGCCTGCTGGATGACGCGCTGCTGCGACGGGCCGTTCGGCGCCGTCAGGCCGTTGGACGCGCCGTCCTGGTTCACCGCGCTGCCGCGCACCACCGCGAGGACTTCGTGCCCGTTGCGACGCGCGTCGGAGAGCCGCTCCAGCACCAGCACACCGGCGCCCTCGGCCCAGCCGGTCCCGGCGGCCGAGTCGGCGAAGGAGCGGCAGCGGCCGTCGACGGACAACCCGCCCTGCCGGGAGAACTCCAGGAAAGTCGCCGGGCTGGACATGACGGTGACGCCGCCCGCCAGCGCCAGCGAGCACTCCCCCGAGCGCAGCGAGTGCGCGGCCAAGTGCAGCGCCACCAGCGAGGACGAGCACGCGGTGTCGACGGTGACCGCCGGGCCGACGGCGCCGAAGGTGTAGGAGAGCCTGCCGGACAGGACGCTGCCGCTGTTGCCGGTGAGCTGGAAGCCGTCCACGTCGTCGGCCGGGCCGACGCGGTAGTCCTGCGCCATCGCGCCCATGAACACGCCGGTGCGGCTGCCCCGGATCGACGCCGGGTCGACGCCCGCGCGCTCGAAGGCCTCCCAGGTGGCCTCCAGCAGCACCCGCTGCTGCGGGTCCATCGCCAGCGCCTCGCGCGGGGAGATGCCGAAGAAGTCCGCGTCGAATTCGCTCGCGCCGTGCAGGAATCCGCCGGAGCGGGTGGAGGTGTCGAGCTCGTCGAGGTCCCAGCCGCGGTCGGCCGGGAAACCGGAGATGCCGTCGCGCCCCTCGGCGACCATCCGCCACAGGTCCTCCGGGCCGGCGACGTCACCGGGGTACCGGCAGCTCATCCCGACGATGGCGATGGGTTCGCGGGCGGCGTCCTCCAGCTCCTGCACGCGCGCGCGGGACCGCTTCAGGTCCGCGCTGGCCCGCTTCAGGTAGTCCCGGAGCTTCTGTTCGTTGTCCATGTCCACCCAACCCATCTCAGGCGGCCCCCTCAGGGGCTCCCACGGCCGAATCCGGCCGGCCCATTGCCCGGCACATCTGCGGAGTTCCAGGAACCGTGCGCTCGCCCGGTGCCGCGCCACGGCACCGGGCGTCCCGCTCAACCCGGCCGCGCACCACCGGACGCGCCCGCGGTCCGCCGCACGGCGACCGGACGCGCGCACACTTCCGCCCACCAAGACATGCGCCCAGTCTCACCACTGCCAGGCAGGAAAATCCTTAGGAGTGCTCTCCTCGTGACCTGCGTAGGGGGCGGGTGGCGGAACCTCAGCGTTCTTCTCGCTGCGGGATCTTTTTCCCAAGTGGCTCCGCCACGAGGGAAAAAGCCGTCCTCGCGAAAAGAACGCTGAGAACCCGCGGGTCGTCCGGTTGCTCAAGCTGGTCACTGCTCAGCGGCTTCGCCGCTGACAGGACAAAGACCACAAGATCCGCGCGGGCTCCTGAGTCTCGGGCCCGGGCAACGCTTTCATCGCCTCGCAGGGCAGGAACGCAGACCGGCCCCCGGTCGCGTCGGGACGCGAGTTCGGGGGCCGGTTGTCGGCGGTGGTGCGGGGGAAGTTCTTCCGGTGGTGGGGCCGGGCGGTCACCAGCTCGCGGCGGAAAGGACTTCGGCGTAGTCGCGTTCGCGGGAGGCCTGGCGGATGTCGGACTCGACCATCATCGTCATCAGCTCGGTGAAGTCCACCTTCGGTTCCCAGCCGAGTTCGCGGCGGGCGTGGGAGGAATCTGCGCACAGCGTCTCCACCTCCGCCGGGCGCACCAGCGTCGGATCGATCGCGACGTAGTCCTCCCAGTTCAGGTCGGCCGCCTCGAACGCGATCCGCACCGCGTCGCGCACCGAGTGCATCCGCCCGGTGCCCACCACGTAGTCCGCGGGCTGCTCCTGCTGCAGCATCAGGTGCATCGCGCGCACGTAGTCGCCGGCGAAACCCCAGTCCCGGACCGCGTCCAGGTTGCCCAGGTACAGCTTGTCCTGCAGCCCCAGCTTGATCTGCGCCACGGCCAGCGAGATCTTGCGGGTGACGAATTCCGCGCCACGGCGCGGGGATTCGTGGTTGAACAGGATGCCGGACACGCCCCACACGCCGTAGGACTCCCGGTAGTTCTGGGTGATGTAGTGCCCGTAGGTCTTCGCCACGCCGTACGGGCTGCGCGGGTGGAACGTGGTGGTCTCGCTCTGCGGCGTCTCGGCGACCTTGCCGAACATCTCCGAGGACGACGCCTGGTAGAAGCGGATGCCGTCCGACCCGGCGGCGCTGGAACCGTGCAGGCCGCTGACGATGCGGATCGCCTCCAGCATGCGCAGCACGCCCATGCCGTTGACCTCGGTGACCAGCTCGGCCTGCTGCCAGGACATCGGCACGAACGAGATGGCGCCCAGGTTGTAGACCTCGTGCGGCTGGACCAGGTCCACCGCCGAGACCAGGCTGCCCTGGTCCATCAGGTCACCGTCCACGAAGGACAGATCGGACGCCAGCCTGCTGACGCGGGACTTGCGGGGGTTCGCCTGACCTCGGTTCAGGCCCCACACCTGGTATCCCTGGGCGAGCAGGTGCTCGGCCAGATAGGAGCCGTCCTGCCCGGTGATCCCGGTGATCAGCGCTCGCCTGGACATGTGCTTCCCCTTCCACCACCTGACAACGAACCACCCGTGCCGACCGCGTGGACGGCCGCGGGAAGGCGCGCGGCGGCGCGCCGGGTACCAGCACAGGTCGAAAGGCAACCGCCGGGAACGCCCGGCTCGGCCCGGTCCTGACGCTGGCAGCCGATCACGCGAAGTGTCAAAGAAATCAAGCACACCCTAGGGATTCGCTCAGTACTTCGTTTCCGGTTCTCTAGGGTGGCCTGCGCAGCGGGTCGGGTAGCGGAACCTCAGCACTTCGTTTCTCGACGTCGGCGAGGGAGGTCTTTGATCACCGTCTTGTCAGCGGCGAAGCCGCTGAGCAGTGACCGGCTTGAGCACGACGACCACCGGCGGGTTCTCAGCGGTCTTCTCGCGAGGACAGCGATTTCGCTGTGTACGGCATACCTGAGAAATCGCGGCCACACCAGGAAAGCGGGCAGCGAGAAGGCCGCTGAGGTTCCGCTACCCGACCCGCTGATCAAGCCGCCAGAAGGTGGCCGTTGCGCGGACTAGGAATTCTCTTGGTCGTGGATTGGTGTACTGGGGT
This window of the Saccharopolyspora gloriosae genome carries:
- a CDS encoding GDP-mannose 4,6-dehydratase, producing the protein MSRRALITGITGQDGSYLAEHLLAQGYQVWGLNRGQANPRKSRVSRLASDLSFVDGDLMDQGSLVSAVDLVQPHEVYNLGAISFVPMSWQQAELVTEVNGMGVLRMLEAIRIVSGLHGSSAAGSDGIRFYQASSSEMFGKVAETPQSETTTFHPRSPYGVAKTYGHYITQNYRESYGVWGVSGILFNHESPRRGAEFVTRKISLAVAQIKLGLQDKLYLGNLDAVRDWGFAGDYVRAMHLMLQQEQPADYVVGTGRMHSVRDAVRIAFEAADLNWEDYVAIDPTLVRPAEVETLCADSSHARRELGWEPKVDFTELMTMMVESDIRQASRERDYAEVLSAASW